CGTCACCCGCAGCGTCTCGCCACCGAGCGCCGCGATAATGTTCTGGCTCCAGTTGTTGACGGGCTCCTTTTCATAGGGCGCCGGCGTGTGCAGCCAGACGCTGTATTTTCCGGATCGGGCGGCGTCGGAAAGCGCCGCAACGGCCCCGGGCATCGGCTGCACGAAATGATCCCAGCGCGCGGGCTTGTCCCCCGAGAGTTCCTCGAAGCCGGGGTTGGCCAGCAGGTTCTCCGCAAGCGCGGGCGCGGCCAGAACGGCGGCGACTGCAATTCCGGCACACAACAAACGCATCTCAGCCGCCCTTGCCCATCCCCTGCATCCGCAGTTTGAGGTCCTTCGCGCTCGTCGCGTTCGCCAGCGCGATCTCCGCCGTAATCTTGCCCTCCTTGTACAGATCGTAGAGCGCCTGATCGAAGGTCTGCATCCCGTACTGGTCGTTGCCCTCCTCGATCAGCTGCACGATATCCTTGAAGGACTTCCCCTTTTCGATGAAATCGCGAACCGTGCGCGTCCCCAGCAGAATCTCCGCCGCCACGCACCGGCCCGTGCCGGACGCCAGCGGTATAATGCGCTGCGAAACCACGCCCCGCAGCACCGATGCGAGCTGCTTGCGGATCTGGATCTGCTGGTGCGGCTCGAAGAAATCGATCACGCGGTTGAGCGTCTCCACGGCGTCGACCGTGTGCAGCGTAGAGAACACCAGGTGGCCCGTCTCGGCGGACGCCAGCGCCGTGCGCACGGTCTCCGCGTCGCGCATTTCGCCAATCAGGATCACGTCGGGGTCCTGGCGAAGCGCCCCGCGCAGCGCGTTCGCGAAGGAAAGTGTGTCGTGGCCGATCTCGCGCTGCGTTACAATGGCCATCTTATCGCGATGCAGGAATTCCACCGGATCCTCCACCGTGATGATGTGGTCGGGCCGGTTCTCGTTGATATCGTTGATGAGCGCCGCGAGCGTCGTCGACTTACCGCTGCCGGTGGGGCCCGTCACGAGCACCAGGCCGTTCTTCAGCACACAGAGCTTCTTGAGCACCGCCGGCAGGTTCAATTCCTCGATCGTCTTGATATCCAGCGGGATAAGGCGCATCACAATCCGCGTGTCGCCGTCGTCCTTGCACACGTTGATGCGAAATCGCGCCTTGCCCTCGTAAAAATACGAGTTGTCCAACTCCATCACCTTCTGAAACTTCGCAATATCGCTCGGGCTCGCGATCTCCTTGAGCATATGCTGGAGATCGTCCTCGGTCAAGGCGGCCTCGCCCTCCAGACGGACCAGCTTGCCATCGATCCGGAATATCGGCGGGTTGCCCTCCTTCAGATGGATATCGGAGGCACTGCGCTCCAGCGCCCCCTGCATCAACTGTTCCACCGTCTTGGCCATGAGTATCGCTTCCTTTCCCTGAGGCTCCACGCCCGCGCGAACGCAAAACGCGCACCGCCTTGCCCGTATTCCGGCGCGCGGCGCGACACGCTACCGTCCCGGCACATTAACGCACAGCCCCGGGGATCGAGTCAATCCGCCCGGAACCCGCGCCGCCTGCCCTCGCATAAGAAGCATCGGAGTAGCTGCCGCTGTGAAATATCGTAACACTTCAGCCGTATGAAGCACCCCTGGTGGGAGAGCATGTCTCGGTCAAGAGAGCGTGAATCGAAGGATCGCGGACATTCCTGTCCGCGGCAAAGTGAGCCCACCTCCAAAAAGTTCCCCTCACCCCACCAAAACCACCCCGAAGGGAAAGTGGCACAGCCGTCCCGGCAGTCCAAGCGCCGCAGGCGAGGGTCGCGGACATTCTTGTCTGCGGCAGGAGGAGCGCAAGACTTCATGTGATTGCTGCGCTTGTGTATAGACCCCGGTCCCGAATGGATTCCAGTTTTGGGGACGCCGGGAATCTATTCCAGGCCAGCCTTGCCCGTTGAAAGCCGACGCAGGCGTTGCCGCAGGCAGGCCGAAGGTGCGCCGTGGCGGAAATGCCCGCGATCCTTTAGCCGTGCTTCCTCTCAGAATTACCGGAGCGCTTGCAATTATACCTGCTCCCTGCTTCATACGGCTAACGTATTACCTATTTTCTATCCGTGTCATCCGTGTAATCCGTGGTCACAACTCCTGATCGCGGCCGGCCGCCGCTCCCGGCGCATTCGTGTGCATTGGTGTCCATTCGTGGTCAAAAACACACCCTCATTCAACCACCCAATCCCTCTGCATACAAGAAATCACCCTATGCGCTCTCTGCGCTCTCTGCGGTTAGAGCTATTCTCTGTTTTTCTTCGTGACCTTCGCGCCCTTCGTGGTGATCATTTCTTTGGTTGTTCTTTGTGTTCTTTGTGCTCTTTGTGGCTCCAAATTCAATCCCCCCCGCCGTGACCGAGCGTCGCGCACCGGATCGTCTCCCTGGCGTCTTTGCGCCTTCGCGCCTTCGCGTGAATGTCTTTCCTACTCCAACTTCTTTCCTTCGTAATCCGTGCTCAAAATTCCTGATCGCGGCCAGCGGCTGCCCCACGCGATTCGCGTTCATTCGCGTTCATTCGCGGTTCAAAATCTTCGGGCGCGGCCAGAGGCGGCCCTGCGGCAACTCGCGTCTCATACCCGCACCCGCCGCCCACCCACCCACGCGACAAATGCGGCGCTTTGCAGTATAATCAGGGAAAGCCTGCGGTGCTGGGGCTGCACGGCTGAACCGAAAACAGAGGAAGATTACGTGAAAAAGATCGCAGTTTTCACCATTATCGCGGTTTTCACCGCCGCCGCCCTTGCATTCGGGCCCGATTCGGCGCCCGCCCACGGAGCCGCCGAAGCCCCAACCGCTCCCCTCAAGGGCGCGCGCGTGGCGCGGCCAAAGGCCGCCAAACAGGTCGAGGCGACCGACCGGCTCCGCCACGAGGAATGGGGACAGACCAATTACGGCGACGGATTCGTCTACGGCCCGACCAATCGGCGCTCCGGCATGACCATGGTGGATATCGACCTCGACGGGGACAACGACTTCGTCTTCCCGGGAATCATCACCAGCCCGCAACTGGTGCGCAACCTGGGTTCGAACAGCGCATTCTTCCCGGGCGGCTCGGCGACACTGGAGGCGGATCCCCTCCCGGCGTTCACCACGTGGGACCTGAACATGGACTTCGCCGACCTCAACGGCGACGGCCTGCCGGATCTGGTGGCTGTCGTGAACTTCGAGAACGGCGCCGGCACCTTTACCAAGCAGATCGCGCTCTACTTCAACGAGGGCCCGCGCACGGAACCGGTGTTTGCGTTTCAGGGCATCATCTACACCAGCACGCAGCACTCGGACGACCAGCGGGCCATGTGGGTCGCGCTCGCGGATATCAACGCGGACGGGTTGAC
The Candidatus Hydrogenedentota bacterium genome window above contains:
- a CDS encoding PilT/PilU family type 4a pilus ATPase, translated to MAKTVEQLMQGALERSASDIHLKEGNPPIFRIDGKLVRLEGEAALTEDDLQHMLKEIASPSDIAKFQKVMELDNSYFYEGKARFRINVCKDDGDTRIVMRLIPLDIKTIEELNLPAVLKKLCVLKNGLVLVTGPTGSGKSTTLAALINDINENRPDHIITVEDPVEFLHRDKMAIVTQREIGHDTLSFANALRGALRQDPDVILIGEMRDAETVRTALASAETGHLVFSTLHTVDAVETLNRVIDFFEPHQQIQIRKQLASVLRGVVSQRIIPLASGTGRCVAAEILLGTRTVRDFIEKGKSFKDIVQLIEEGNDQYGMQTFDQALYDLYKEGKITAEIALANATSAKDLKLRMQGMGKGG